The stretch of DNA CGGATCCGACGAACTCGGCATGCCGAGCGCCACGGTCGCGAGGCCCGCGAGCACGTTGCTGATCGCCGGCTGATTGGCGCGAACACCAACTTGAACGCTGCTCCCCGCGCTGACCTGCACCGATTGAGTGCTGAGCGGGTCCGTCGACCCATTCTCGCCCTGGTACCACACGACAGTGTTCGCGGCGGTGGTCGTCGCGTTCGGAGCGGAGAAGAAGGCACTCGCCGCACGAGCGGTCGAGTTCGCCGTCAGCGTGCTGCCGGCGGATGCCGACAGGGCGCTGGTCAAGGCGTCGTTGAGGTTCTTTGCCGTCGCAGCCGCGTCCGCGCCGATCGCGAAGCCCGTGCTCGAGGACGCGGGCGTGGTGCCGCTGGCCGCTGCCGTCAGCGTCACCGTGGTCGTCGTGTTGTCGGGCAGCTGCAGGGTCAACGTCAGGCTGTCGCCCGCAACGGGCTGCTGATTGACATCAATCGTGACGGCGTTCGACATCCCGGTCGACCCGGAAACGTAATTCGCGGCGATGCCTCCCGCGATGGGAAGCGCGGAAGCCCCGGTGATCACGTAACCGGAGCGTGGGGACACCTGGGAACTGGGGTCATCCGAAAGCGTGATTTTGGTGTTGATCGGTACGCCGTTGCTATCCAGTGTCGGGTAAGTCTGGCTCAGGCGTCCGTTCTTCAGCGGACCGACATCGGCCGCAACTTGGTTTGCAACGAATGTCTTAAGGCCAATCTGAGTCCCGTTCCCGTTCAGGATCGTGTCTGCGTCGAGGACAGGCTGAGTCGAGCTGTTTGCGCCGCCGAACAAGTAGTTGCCCGCCACCGACTGATTCAATGTATCGAGGGCCGCCTGAAGGTTGTTGAGCGCGTTGGTCTTCGCGGCGGTCGCATTCACCGGCGTGCTCTGCAGGCCGTTGTTCAACGTGTTGCGCGCATCGATGCCCAGCGTCGCCACCTGCGTCAGGCTGGTCACCGCGACGTTCGTCCGCGTCTGCGCGGCGTTGATTCCGGCGGCGTAGCCGGTGAGTGCGCTGAGGGTCGCCTGGGCGCTCAGGGCCGTGGACCGCCCGGATCCCAGGCCGCCATAGGTCTGCGCGGTCAGCCCGCTCGAGAGCTGCGTCGACAGATCGTTGAGCTGATTCTTCAGCGTTGTAAGCTGGGCGGCATTCCGCGTCGTCAGGTAGGAGCCGGCCGCGAAGGGTTTGATCGTGGTCATGATCAGATCTGCAGCAGCTGGTTGAGCATGTCGCGGGCTGCAGTGAGCACCCGAGCGTTGGCACCGTACGCGTTCTGCAGGGCGATCAAGTTCGACATCTCTTGGTCAATGTTGACCCCGGCGCCCGCCGAGAACCGGCCCTGGGCCGTCGAGAGCGCGGTCTGCTGTGTGGCGTCGAGCGCCGACGCGTTTGACGAGGCGGCCCCCTGCGTCGAGATGATGTCCTGCGCGAAACCCACCACTGTGGCGTGATACGGAGCCGAGACGCCGCCGATGCCGCTCGCCGACGAGAAGGTCTGCTGCGTGGAGGTCAGCGCAGAGAACAGCTGCTGAGCCCGCGCGCCGGATGCCGTCATATCGGTGGCGCTCGTGGCCGTCAGCGCCGCCGTCTTTCCCGACAGATTTCCGTTGACGGTGATGCGCTGCGCGAAACCGGTGAGCTGCGACCCGGAATCGAGGGAGCCGGTGTAGAGCCCATTGCCCGCGCTTTCGACGAACAGGGGGATCTGGGGATAGCCCGATGTGGGATCCGTCGAGGTGGGGACGGTGATGTTCGCTGTAGCCGCAAGCGGAGGCGCGCTGGCCGCGTTCGCGATGATCAGGCTCGCGCCGCTGCCGCTCGCCGAAAGGTTTGGGTCAATGAGTTTGAGAGCCTGGTCGATCTGCGCCGGGTCCACCGGGAGTTGAATCTTCGCCACCAGTGCATTGGGATCGACGGTCTGGCTGGCGGTGATGGGCGACGTGGTGTTGGACGCCACCAAGATGATGTTCCGCCCGGTGCTGTTCGCGTTGGCCGGGATTGTCAGGGTGTTTCCGGCCTGCATACCTGTGAGGTTGATCGTGGCAGAGGTGCCCGTGCCCTGCGTCGCCTGCGTCGCGGTGACCTGCTTGTCGGTCAGCGAGCTCGCGAGCCCCGCCGCGAGATCGTCGAGCTGGCGCTGCGCCTGCGGCAGCGTCTGATCGCGCAGCTCGATCTGGGCCGCCAAACTGCCCGAGCGCAGCACGCCGGGCTCGCCGAGGTCGATCTTGCCACCGCCGGGCAGCGTGGCGGTGATCGTTCCGACCGTGCGCGGCGTGGCCGAATAGGACGAGTTCGCGCTCAGCGTGCCGCGTCCATCGAAGCTCAGCGACGCGGCATTGCCGCGATCGACCAGCGTCGCCCCCGATTGGGTCAGGACCGTCACGGTCCCATCGCTCTGCGCGGTCGTTTTGACATCCATGTAGCTCGACAGGTTGTTGATCGCCTGATCGCGCTGGTCCTGGAAGTCGGCCAGGGACGTGCTGTCCGTGGTATTCTGGATCTTCTTGTTCAGATCCGCGATGCTGGACAGGATCGAGCTGGCCGATTGCGTATCGGTGCCGAGCTGCGCCTCGATCCCGGTGCGCAGATTCTGCACGGAATTGGCGGCTCCGTTGATCTGGCTGGCGAGCGCCGCGGCGTTGCTCAGCACCGTCGTTCGGGCAGCCGCCGAGGTCGGATTGGCGGCGAGTTCCTGGAGCGACTCGGTGAACGTGTTCAGCGTGCCGTCGAGCGCCGTGGAGCTGCCGGGCGTGCCGTAGAGAGCGTCGAGCTGAGAGATGATCCCGGATTTGGTGCTCGTATAGGCGGCGCCCGAGGTTTCCAGCCGAAGCTGCTTCAGGGCCGCCGCATCGAAGCTGCGGGTGACCGTCCCGGAGGCGACGCCCAGGTTGTTCGTGCCGGTCGCGACGGACGTGAGCGTCCGCTTGACGTAGCCGGCCGTCCCCGCATTGGCGACGTTCTGCGAAACGATGTTGATCGCCGCCTGAGTTGCGGCGAGCCCCGCGGTCGCATTGGACAGTGCGTTCAGCGACACTTGCAGCCTCCCCAGCGGCCTCCGGAAAACCGATTATCGAATCACGTTCAGCAGGTCCGACATCATGGTCTGGGCGGTCGACATGACGCGCGTGTTCGCAGAGTAGGCCTGCTGGGTTACGATCATCTTAGAGAACTCGGTCGCAATGTCGGTATTGGATTGCTCGAGGCTCGCCCCCGTGATGGTGCTGCCATTGAGGCCCGCGATCGGCGGTCCGGAATCCGCGGTCTGCAGGTAGTTTCCTTTCGAATCGGCCTTCAATCCGTCCGGATCGGCGAACTGCGCGATCCCGGCGGTGGCGAGCGCGACCACCGAACCGTTCGAGAACGTACCGTTGATCTTGCCGTCGGTGCCGACCGCGACACTCGTCAACGTGGCGGAGGTATTTCCGTCTTGGCTCAGCGTACTGGTCGTCGTGGCGCCGCTGGCGTCGGCATATTGCGTCAAGCCCCCGGTCACATCCAGCTTGAGGTTTTTGAAGGTGTAACCGGCAATCGATTTACCGCTCAAATCAACGGTGGTCGTGCTCGGCGTGGTCGTGCTCGCGGCCGGCGAGGTCAATTTTCCCGTCGCGTCGAACGTGAACGGCGTGCCCGAATCGGTCCAGCTCGGCGTTCCTGCGGCGTTGCTGTTGTACATCAAGCTCCAGGTCGACGGCGATCCATTGCTGCCGGCGACTTTCTGGACCCAGCGCGTGTTGATCGTGACGGGTGCCCCCGACGATGTATAGGCTGTCAGCGATGGGCCGGCGATGCTGCCTGCCGGGTCGGCCGAGGGGCTGACCGTCGGCGTCGCCGGCAGGTTGGCTGAGTAGGTGATGGTCGTCGTCTCTTTAGCCGGCAGCACGGGGTTCCCGATCACGATCGGACCCGCGCTGGTGACCTGACCGGTCACCGGATCGAGGTTGTTTCCGGTGAGGTACCCGCCCGCACCGTTCATCAAGTGACCGTCGGCGGTCGGAGCGAAGTCGCCGCGACGCGTATAGGCGTTGGTCCCGCTGAAGCTCGCGGCCCCGTTGGCGTCTCCGGTCTTCTGAACCACCGTGAAGAAACCGGTCCCGCTGATCGACATGTTGGTCGGCACGCTGGACGCGACCACGTTGCCGGCGATGGTGTTGGTCAGTTGCGATTGAGCCAGAACCGAGCCGGCGACCTCCCGCTTCTGTGTCGTCTCCGCCATCATGTCGATGAAGCTGGTGTCGACGCGCTTGTAGCCGGTCGTCTGCGAGTTCGCGATGTTCCCGGAGATGTTGCTGATGGCGTAGGACTGCGCCTGCAATCCGGAGACTGATGTCTGAAGGGCGCTGAATAGATCCATGGCAAGCAATCCCGTTGCGCGCCCTGCCGGCTCGCAGGCACCGGCTGCCGCAACCGCCATGCCAGCGCTAAACCGTTGACGAATCAGGACGCGCCTCGCCAGGGCCCGGCAAGCTTGACCGGTCAGGGGCCCGGACTCGGCAGATCTTGCCGGGCAGCGCCGATCCGGGCGGCGCGTCGGCGTTTACGGCGTGTTATCCGGCGCGCGCGAGGATGCGCCGGGGCATAGGATCGGGCGCAACGCGTCCTGCCCGGAAGTGCTGAACAGATACGGATCTCGGATCTCAGGGTCATGCGGGCGAAACGGACGAGCCTCGTCCACATCATCTACTTCTCGCGCCTGAACCTGTCGTCGGACCCCGCGAAGCGGTCCGAGCAGATCGGCGAGATCGGCCGCACGGCTCAGAAGAAGAACGAGTTTGCGGTCATCACGAGTTTCCTGGTGATCGAGGGCAACTTCGCCTGCCAGGTGATCGAGGGCGAGCGCTCGTCGGTCCACGACACTTTCGACCGGGTGAACGCCGATAGCCGCCACCGGGACGTGCAGATCAGCGAGTGGCGCGAGATCACCAAGCGTGAATTCGTCCATTCCTTCAAGAGCGCCCAGCGCACGCCCGGGAACGAGACGCTGTTCGCCAAAGCGAATCTCCTGCCGATGCTCCAGCGTGGCACGCCGAAGGCTTCGGCGATCCACGGGCTGTGCCTAGCGCTCCAATCCGACACGATGTCCCGCCAGGGCATCGATCATCTCTTCGTCTGAGGCGAGCGATGTCCGACAGCGATACGAACCCGATCCTCATCGTCGACGACCAGGAGAAGCTTCTCCGCCTGATCGTGATGCTGATGACGCGCATCGGATTCCCCGACGTCGAAGGCGTCACCAGCGCGCCGGAGGCGCTGGAGCGGCTGAGGCAGCGCCGCTACGCGCTCGTGATCTCCGACCTCGACATGGAACCGATGGACGGGCTCAGTCTGCTGCGCGAGATCCGCGGCGACGACGCGCTGATGAACACGCCCTTCATGCTGACGGAGTCGTCCTTCGACTTCGAGGACATCAACCTCGCGCACCAGGCGGGCGCGGATGCGTTCATCCTCAAGCCGTTCGACATGGCGGTGCTGAAGACCAAGCTGAAGCAGGTGCTCAACCGCAAGCCGCGCAAGCGCGAGGCGCCGATCGCCGCGGAATCGAGCCTGAGCGTGGAGTTTCCGATGCTCGGGAAGTTCTGAAGGGAACGCCGTCACCGCAAGCACAGCGAAGCGACCCAGGGCGGGACATCTCCGAGTGTCACGGTTTCCCGGATCGGTTCGCTGCGCTCGCGACGCCGGGTGGGCGTCATCGAAGCGGTATTGCGGCCGGCTTTACGCCGCGCGCTTCTGATAATCCTTCACGTCGGTGAAGCGCACGGCCGGGTAGCGCTCCTCCTCGTAGCGGAGCGAAAACGCCGTGGTCGCCATGAAGACCGGCGCCCCGTCGAGATCCTTGGCCATGGCCGAGCCGTGCGTGTCGATGAACTTGTCGAGTTCGACCTCGGAATCCGATTCGATCCAGCGGCAGACCGAGAACCGCGAGGTCTCGTAATCCACCGGCAGGCCGTACTCGGCCTGTAGCCGTTCCTTCAGCACGTCGAGCTGGAGCGCGCCGACAACGCCGACGATCGCCTGGCTGCCGTCCTGCGGTACGAACACCTGGACGACGCCCTCCTCGCCCATCTGCTGCAGCGCCTCGCGCAGCTTCTTGGCCTTCATGGCGTCGGTCAGCTTGATCCGGCGCAGGATCTCGGGGGCGAAACTCGGGACCCCGCGGAACACGATGTCCTCGCCCTCGGTGAGCGTGTCGCCGATCCGGAGCGTGCCGTGGTTCGGGATGCCGACCACGTCGCCCGCATAGGCCTCGTCGGCGATGGCCCGGTCCTGCGCGAAGAAGAATTGCGGCGCCGAGAGCGAGATCGGCTTGCCGGTGCGCACCAGCCGGGCCTTCATGCCCCGGTTGAGCTTGCCCGAGCAGACCCGCATGAACGCGATCCGGTCCCGGTGGTTCGGGTCCATGTTCGCCTGGATCTTGAACACGAAGCCGGTCATGCGCGGCTCGGTCGGCTCCACGAGGCGCTTGTCGGCATCCTGGCCGCGCGGCGGCGGCGCCACCTTGGCCAATCCATCGATCAGGTCGCGGACGCCGAAATTGCGCAGCGCCGAGCCGAAGAAGACCGGCGTCAGGTGGCCCTCGCGGAACGCGTCGAGGTCGAAGGGCTTCAGCCCGCCCTCGGCGAGTTCCACCTCCTCGCGCCACGCATCGGCCGCGCCGTTCTCGGTGAGCAATTCGTCGAACAGCGGGTCGCCCGGTCCGGCGACCGTTACCATCCCGGCATCCTCGGCGGCGTCGAGCCGGCGCACGCGGTTGCCGCCGAGCTCGTAGGTCCCGGAGAAGTTGCGGCCGGTGCCGATCGGCCACGTGACCGGGGCGACGTCGAGCGCCAGGGTCTTCTCGATCTCGTCCAAGAGCTCGAACGGGTCGCGGGCCTCGCGGTCGAGCTTGTTGATGAAGGTGACGATCGGGATGTCGCGCAGGCGGCAGACCTCGAACAGTTTTCGCGTGCGCGCCTCGATGCCCTTCGCGGCGTCGATCACCATCACGGCCGAATCGACCGCGGTCAGGGTGCGGTAGGTGTCCTCCGAGAAGTCCTCGTGGCCGGGCGTGTCGAGCAGGTTGAAGACGCAGTCGCCGTACTCGAAGGTCATCACCGAGGTGACCACCGAGATGCCGCGCTCCTTCTCGATGCCCATCCAGTCGGAGCGGGTCGAGACCCGGTTGCGCTTGGCCTTCACCTCGCCGGCGAGCTGGATCGCGCCCCCGAACAGCAGCAGCTTCTCGGTGAGCGTGGTCTTGCCCGCGTCGGGGTGGGAGATGATCGCGAAGGTGCGCCGCCGCGACACCGGATCGGCCGGCCTCGCTTCGGTCTTGGTCTGCATCAGCATGGAGCGAACGCTCTGAGTCGGCGGAACGTGGTGGCGCGCGTCGGGCGCGGTCTCGGGATCGTGTAGCGGCACGCCCCGATCTTGGCAAAGACGCGGGGCTGATCGCGGCGTCCCTTCAGGGACCGTACAGGGGCCCGGCAACAGGCTTCGTGTGCCGATCCACGCCCCGCGAGGCCGTCATGTCGCGCGCCGCACCACGCTGTCTTCTGATCGCCGCTTTGCTGGTGGCCCCGGCAGGCCCCGGCCCGCAAGCGGGCGGTTCGCCCGCCGCCTCCGCGGCGGCCGATGCCGCCTTCCTCGACACCCTGACCTGGGGTGCAACGCCAGCATCCTTCGCGCGGCTCCAGGCCGAGGGGCGGGCACGCTGGCTGCACGGGCAGCTCCATCCGCACGCCGAGACGCGGCTGTCGCCGGATGCGCAGGCCGCCGTCGACGCGCTGACCCCGCCGGGCAGCCTGTTCGAGCGGGCCCAGGCGCTGGACGCGCAGGCCCGGGCCTTCAAGGACATCCCGGATCCCGAGGCCAAGAAGGCGGGACAGCAGGCCTTCCAGGCCGCGCTCAACATGGCGGCCCGGAATGCCGCCTCGTCTTGGGTCCTGCGCGCCCTCTACAGCCCGGACCAGCTGCGCGAGCGGCTGACGTGGTTCTGGTTCAACCGGTTCAACGTGCACCAGGGCAAGGCGACCCTGCGCGCCGCCGTGGGCGATTACCTCGACA from Methylobacterium sp. PvR107 encodes:
- a CDS encoding response regulator, translated to MSDSDTNPILIVDDQEKLLRLIVMLMTRIGFPDVEGVTSAPEALERLRQRRYALVISDLDMEPMDGLSLLREIRGDDALMNTPFMLTESSFDFEDINLAHQAGADAFILKPFDMAVLKTKLKQVLNRKPRKREAPIAAESSLSVEFPMLGKF
- the flgK gene encoding flagellar hook-associated protein FlgK — encoded protein: MSLNALSNATAGLAATQAAINIVSQNVANAGTAGYVKRTLTSVATGTNNLGVASGTVTRSFDAAALKQLRLETSGAAYTSTKSGIISQLDALYGTPGSSTALDGTLNTFTESLQELAANPTSAAARTTVLSNAAALASQINGAANSVQNLRTGIEAQLGTDTQSASSILSSIADLNKKIQNTTDSTSLADFQDQRDQAINNLSSYMDVKTTAQSDGTVTVLTQSGATLVDRGNAASLSFDGRGTLSANSSYSATPRTVGTITATLPGGGKIDLGEPGVLRSGSLAAQIELRDQTLPQAQRQLDDLAAGLASSLTDKQVTATQATQGTGTSATINLTGMQAGNTLTIPANANSTGRNIILVASNTTSPITASQTVDPNALVAKIQLPVDPAQIDQALKLIDPNLSASGSGASLIIANAASAPPLAATANITVPTSTDPTSGYPQIPLFVESAGNGLYTGSLDSGSQLTGFAQRITVNGNLSGKTAALTATSATDMTASGARAQQLFSALTSTQQTFSSASGIGGVSAPYHATVVGFAQDIISTQGAASSNASALDATQQTALSTAQGRFSAGAGVNIDQEMSNLIALQNAYGANARVLTAARDMLNQLLQI
- a CDS encoding BLUF domain-containing protein, which produces MRAKRTSLVHIIYFSRLNLSSDPAKRSEQIGEIGRTAQKKNEFAVITSFLVIEGNFACQVIEGERSSVHDTFDRVNADSRHRDVQISEWREITKREFVHSFKSAQRTPGNETLFAKANLLPMLQRGTPKASAIHGLCLALQSDTMSRQGIDHLFV
- a CDS encoding flagellin, with protein sequence MTTIKPFAAGSYLTTRNAAQLTTLKNQLNDLSTQLSSGLTAQTYGGLGSGRSTALSAQATLSALTGYAAGINAAQTRTNVAVTSLTQVATLGIDARNTLNNGLQSTPVNATAAKTNALNNLQAALDTLNQSVAGNYLFGGANSSTQPVLDADTILNGNGTQIGLKTFVANQVAADVGPLKNGRLSQTYPTLDSNGVPINTKITLSDDPSSQVSPRSGYVITGASALPIAGGIAANYVSGSTGMSNAVTIDVNQQPVAGDSLTLTLQLPDNTTTTVTLTAAASGTTPASSSTGFAIGADAAATAKNLNDALTSALSASAGSTLTANSTARAASAFFSAPNATTTAANTVVWYQGENGSTDPLSTQSVQVSAGSSVQVGVRANQPAISNVLAGLATVALGMPSSSDPNAAAIYSAISGKAQPLLSSADTSPGTSSTGALPSVQDTVTQLSLASTRMSNAATTNKASQNTLQNTLAGIEQAPTEEVVAKLLDVQNRLQASYQVTASLSKLSLVNYIS
- a CDS encoding flagellar hook protein FlgE; amino-acid sequence: MDLFSALQTSVSGLQAQSYAISNISGNIANSQTTGYKRVDTSFIDMMAETTQKREVAGSVLAQSQLTNTIAGNVVASSVPTNMSISGTGFFTVVQKTGDANGAASFSGTNAYTRRGDFAPTADGHLMNGAGGYLTGNNLDPVTGQVTSAGPIVIGNPVLPAKETTTITYSANLPATPTVSPSADPAGSIAGPSLTAYTSSGAPVTINTRWVQKVAGSNGSPSTWSLMYNSNAAGTPSWTDSGTPFTFDATGKLTSPAASTTTPSTTTVDLSGKSIAGYTFKNLKLDVTGGLTQYADASGATTTSTLSQDGNTSATLTSVAVGTDGKINGTFSNGSVVALATAGIAQFADPDGLKADSKGNYLQTADSGPPIAGLNGSTITGASLEQSNTDIATEFSKMIVTQQAYSANTRVMSTAQTMMSDLLNVIR
- a CDS encoding peptide chain release factor 3 translates to MLMQTKTEARPADPVSRRRTFAIISHPDAGKTTLTEKLLLFGGAIQLAGEVKAKRNRVSTRSDWMGIEKERGISVVTSVMTFEYGDCVFNLLDTPGHEDFSEDTYRTLTAVDSAVMVIDAAKGIEARTRKLFEVCRLRDIPIVTFINKLDREARDPFELLDEIEKTLALDVAPVTWPIGTGRNFSGTYELGGNRVRRLDAAEDAGMVTVAGPGDPLFDELLTENGAADAWREEVELAEGGLKPFDLDAFREGHLTPVFFGSALRNFGVRDLIDGLAKVAPPPRGQDADKRLVEPTEPRMTGFVFKIQANMDPNHRDRIAFMRVCSGKLNRGMKARLVRTGKPISLSAPQFFFAQDRAIADEAYAGDVVGIPNHGTLRIGDTLTEGEDIVFRGVPSFAPEILRRIKLTDAMKAKKLREALQQMGEEGVVQVFVPQDGSQAIVGVVGALQLDVLKERLQAEYGLPVDYETSRFSVCRWIESDSEVELDKFIDTHGSAMAKDLDGAPVFMATTAFSLRYEEERYPAVRFTDVKDYQKRAA